One window from the genome of Marinobacter sp. LV10R510-11A encodes:
- a CDS encoding ATP-binding protein yields the protein MVDRETTHRNNNKVTRLLKAARLKLQAHPEEIDYQHPRGLHRSQFADLLSSRWIHQHHNVLITGPTDSVW from the coding sequence ATGGTCGACCGGGAAACCACGCACCGAAACAATAACAAGGTGACCCGTCTGCTCAAGGCCGCCCGCCTGAAACTACAGGCCCATCCCGAAGAGATCGATTACCAGCACCCCCGCGGCCTGCATCGAAGTCAATTCGCAGACCTGCTAAGCAGTCGCTGGATCCACCAGCACCACAACGTCCTCATCACCGGCCCCACCGACTCGGTGTGGTAA
- a CDS encoding DUF3732 domain-containing protein produces MTWRIKSLVLYQRGGADRRKLSFNLHGVNVITGNSQTGKSAVLDILNYILMSKSCPIPKGIIRQAVSHVGGHLVGPDGELLIIRPLPAPGAKVSTQGWYQLGKDLVFPNELPEMISNRAQIRDILSSFTGIAGAAVLSNSREPWEEVLAEANIRHAAPLIFQPQDVIANRHVSVPGLDRDEHRRHMLDALPFLLGIEDAEILEARVHLRKLKSNLAALRMKRKERGRLRANTFARGHKLWLETQGIGLLGGESPQSVPELLGILRDVQVDENKRFDVATAIPNIRQLEANELQSRNAVQEARKHVRSLRDFERNAGVHQDVISRQLNKLSISELLPTQTNKGGCPICESEAFHPERQRDQLMKTLSSLTGIRAVPLRVDAKARKARVRLEEELVPLEEQHEAARSRLREAITTISKNAEYFTADREIDRLLGRISEYIRTVDIGEMDDDEENLASLEDEINVLERKINSIAMRRKKTQESINRTMTGLARWMEVEFKKGNASISVEDLSIKVQIDPDSDEMTSLAEIGSGANWVCYHLAGILAIHDHLSRNACPVPRTLLIDQPSQAWFPEELRTTNREGELVPEDEEDTNRVRDIYRLLDEMTTKEGFSQIIVMDHAKFGDDWFEKMVRYEWRHGQKLVPEHWISEPAKTP; encoded by the coding sequence ATGACTTGGAGAATCAAGAGCCTCGTTCTTTACCAACGAGGGGGAGCGGATCGCCGAAAACTAAGTTTTAATCTCCACGGGGTAAATGTCATTACGGGTAACAGCCAAACCGGCAAGTCGGCGGTCTTGGATATTCTGAACTACATCCTGATGAGTAAGTCATGTCCCATTCCGAAGGGAATCATTCGTCAAGCTGTTTCACACGTCGGGGGGCATCTCGTTGGGCCGGATGGCGAGCTCTTGATTATTCGGCCGCTACCAGCCCCCGGTGCCAAGGTATCCACACAAGGTTGGTACCAACTGGGAAAGGATCTTGTGTTCCCTAATGAGCTTCCGGAGATGATATCCAATCGAGCCCAAATACGTGACATTCTCTCCTCCTTCACTGGAATTGCGGGAGCAGCTGTCCTCTCAAATTCTAGAGAGCCCTGGGAAGAGGTTTTGGCAGAGGCGAATATTCGGCACGCTGCTCCACTTATCTTCCAACCCCAAGACGTTATCGCCAACCGCCATGTGAGTGTTCCTGGCTTGGATAGAGATGAGCACCGACGGCACATGCTGGATGCACTGCCATTCCTGCTTGGTATCGAAGATGCCGAGATTCTTGAGGCGCGAGTGCATCTGCGTAAGTTGAAGTCCAATTTGGCAGCGCTCAGAATGAAACGCAAGGAACGGGGGAGACTGAGAGCCAACACTTTTGCTCGCGGCCATAAATTGTGGCTTGAAACTCAGGGCATTGGCTTGCTAGGTGGAGAGAGCCCCCAGTCGGTTCCAGAGCTATTGGGAATATTGCGAGATGTGCAGGTCGATGAAAATAAGCGGTTTGACGTGGCGACCGCAATTCCGAACATCCGCCAATTGGAGGCAAATGAACTGCAGTCTCGGAACGCAGTCCAAGAGGCCCGAAAACACGTTCGGAGTCTTCGTGATTTCGAGCGTAATGCCGGAGTTCATCAAGATGTGATTTCTCGACAGCTCAATAAGCTATCTATATCTGAGCTTCTCCCGACCCAGACAAACAAGGGGGGCTGTCCGATCTGCGAGTCTGAGGCATTTCACCCAGAGCGACAGCGCGATCAACTGATGAAAACTCTTTCGTCTTTGACGGGAATCCGTGCGGTTCCGCTCCGAGTGGACGCAAAAGCCCGAAAAGCTCGGGTGCGACTGGAAGAAGAACTTGTACCCCTTGAGGAGCAACACGAGGCCGCTCGGAGCAGGCTTCGTGAGGCGATAACAACTATCTCGAAAAACGCGGAGTACTTCACTGCAGACCGGGAAATTGATCGTCTGCTGGGCCGAATATCGGAGTACATTCGGACAGTGGATATTGGTGAAATGGATGATGATGAGGAAAACCTTGCCTCGCTGGAAGATGAAATTAATGTGCTGGAAAGAAAAATCAACTCCATCGCCATGCGTCGCAAGAAGACCCAGGAATCTATTAATAGGACGATGACTGGGCTCGCTCGGTGGATGGAAGTCGAATTCAAGAAAGGCAACGCCTCTATCTCGGTGGAGGACCTTTCCATAAAGGTCCAGATTGATCCAGACAGCGATGAAATGACAAGTTTGGCCGAGATCGGTAGTGGGGCCAACTGGGTCTGTTACCACTTGGCGGGGATTCTCGCTATTCACGATCACTTGTCGCGCAACGCATGCCCGGTACCCCGAACTTTACTGATTGACCAGCCGAGTCAAGCTTGGTTTCCAGAGGAGTTGCGCACTACTAATCGGGAGGGTGAGCTGGTGCCAGAGGATGAGGAAGACACGAATCGCGTTCGCGATATTTACCGCCTCTTAGATGAAATGACCACTAAAGAAGGTTTTTCCCAGATCATCGTGATGGATCATGCTAAGTTTGGCGACGATTGGTTTGAAAAGATGGTTCGCTACGAATGGCGTCATGGACAGAAACTGGTGCCGGAGCATTGGATTTCTGAGCCCGCAAAGACTCCCTAA
- a CDS encoding ATP-binding protein — translation MANQACRQSLSVRYLRTSRLLESLSIADGDGRFAKLTQQLAKTDLLVLDDWGLEKMTLSQRNALLEIMEDHHGLRSTLITSQLPVGQWHKAIGDATLADAILDRLLHNSHKLNLKGESMRKAMSKMGQSDHAE, via the coding sequence CTGGCGAATCAGGCCTGCCGGCAAAGCTTATCCGTGCGCTACCTCCGGACCTCTCGACTGCTGGAATCGCTCAGCATTGCTGATGGCGATGGGCGCTTCGCCAAACTGACTCAGCAGTTGGCCAAGACGGATTTACTGGTGCTGGACGACTGGGGGCTGGAGAAAATGACCTTGAGTCAGCGCAACGCTTTACTGGAAATCATGGAAGACCACCATGGCTTGCGCTCCACCTTGATCACCAGCCAACTGCCGGTCGGTCAATGGCACAAAGCCATCGGCGATGCGACCCTGGCGGACGCCATTCTCGACCGCCTTCTGCACAACAGTCACAAGCTGAATCTGAAAGGAGAGTCCATGAGAAAAGCCATGAGTAAAATGGGGCAATCCGATCACGCCGAGTGA
- a CDS encoding ABC-three component system protein codes for MTTTSAGGQMAGYLWQAAEACRRALTAPHDAVVKIEIDDDLSVATMEGVILSCEQLKHSEYNQAISENSPVWWQAIDAWIRGPAPKKSRLRLVTTSKLQPNSLLASCYQPTGLAPWKSLLDEMNERAAEASNKQLAKKGVYDRWTNLKHAQRELLTRIEIASAQSRLLATNDQLEETLMDRGVSPVIVSQVRESLVGAFMARLTKSLDSGGFEVTVKHMNADFLEAHARHVELGKYEFPDLDYTDDEIHALQAEHHQHLIPQLVAIKRDQPSTIARALGNWFHARARRQKFMDGAPHEIQDLRKHDKDLEHYCQTLHEEHLPVNDAEHAREVGRGVHSSCMKHQSKLGRTDPPLQFTQGSYHEMSNALRLKWNPSYGEEE; via the coding sequence ATGACGACGACAAGCGCAGGTGGCCAGATGGCAGGCTATCTGTGGCAGGCTGCAGAAGCGTGCCGGCGAGCCTTGACTGCTCCACATGACGCGGTCGTCAAAATCGAAATTGACGATGACTTGTCCGTTGCGACCATGGAAGGCGTTATTCTGTCGTGCGAGCAGTTAAAGCATAGTGAATATAATCAAGCCATTAGCGAAAATAGTCCGGTTTGGTGGCAAGCCATAGACGCCTGGATTCGGGGGCCTGCTCCAAAGAAGTCTAGATTGAGGTTGGTAACTACAAGCAAGCTGCAGCCAAATTCCCTTTTGGCTTCATGCTATCAACCAACTGGGCTGGCTCCATGGAAGTCCTTGCTCGACGAGATGAATGAGCGAGCTGCCGAAGCGTCCAATAAGCAGCTTGCCAAGAAAGGCGTGTATGACCGCTGGACGAACCTCAAGCACGCTCAACGCGAATTGCTCACTCGAATTGAGATTGCTAGCGCGCAAAGTCGATTATTAGCCACGAATGACCAACTCGAGGAAACTCTGATGGATCGCGGCGTCTCTCCAGTAATAGTATCGCAGGTTCGTGAATCCTTGGTTGGGGCCTTTATGGCTCGTCTAACGAAATCATTAGACTCTGGTGGCTTCGAAGTGACCGTTAAGCATATGAATGCGGACTTCCTTGAGGCCCATGCTCGTCACGTGGAACTAGGCAAATACGAATTCCCAGATCTGGATTACACAGATGATGAAATCCACGCCCTTCAGGCAGAACACCACCAACACCTCATTCCACAGCTCGTTGCTATCAAGCGAGACCAGCCCAGCACAATTGCCCGTGCACTGGGCAACTGGTTCCATGCTCGTGCCCGGCGCCAAAAATTTATGGATGGTGCGCCTCATGAAATCCAAGATCTTAGAAAACATGATAAGGACTTGGAGCATTACTGCCAGACATTACATGAGGAGCACCTGCCGGTTAACGATGCTGAACATGCCCGAGAAGTTGGTCGGGGCGTCCATTCAAGCTGCATGAAACATCAATCGAAGCTGGGGCGTACTGACCCTCCACTTCAATTCACGCAAGGAAGCTATCACGAGATGAGCAACGCGTTACGATTGAAATGGAATCCGTCATACGGCGAGGAGGAATAG